The DNA region CCAGCTCGGAGACATCATCGGCATCAGCGCTCGCGCCGGCTCCCCCGCGCGAAGGCGCACCACCACCGGCCGGTGGCGGCAATTCTGCGGCCGGCGTCATCGCCAGCGGCTCGCCGCAGTTCCAACACGTCGCGCGCCCGGGCGGATTATGCTGATGACAACGCCCGCAGGTCACTGTTCAGCAGCCGATCCGGAAGGAGCGAAATGTACCATCCCCCTGCTCCCACCGCACGTCAACGCCGTCCACCCGTGCCGCGGGCGGCCCGCGATGCAGATCGGCGAGCAAAGGCTCCAGGCGCTCCCGCGGCCCCTCGGCTACGACTTCGACCGTGCCCTCGGGCGTGTTGCGCGCGCAGCCGGCAAGCCCGAGCTCGAGCGCCCGTCTCTGCACGAACGCCCGGAAGCCTACCATCTGCACCCGCCCCCGTATGATCGCATGCAGGCGCGGTTGCGCCATGGCGGCCCCCATCGGCGAGCCCGCCGCCGGCGGGCTGCGAAGCGCGCAAGCGCCGCGCGGCCAAGCCCGCGCCTTCGCGATATCATCCCTCGCCCGTCGCGGAGCGCCCATCCCATCGGCACAGGTCCAGCGCCAGCATCTCCAACGCGATGCGAGGATCGCTGATCCCGGCGCCGACGCCCTTCAGCGACAGCTCCGCAGTCAGCACCCGGCGCACCGCGTGGATCAACCGCGGCCAGGGGAATCGGCGCGCCTGCCCCAGCAGGCGGTTGACGAGCCAGCGGCGTCCGCCGAGATACTGGCGGATGTCGTTGCGCTCGGGCAGCAGGGCCTGCGCCGCCGCCGGCACCTCGGCGCCCCCCCGCCAGCCTGCGTCAAGCAGCACCCGCGCCTGCCAGATCAAGCGCAATTGACGGGCCATGAAGGCGAGGGCCGTGGTCGGCTCGACGCCCTGGTAAAGCATGAGGTCGCGCAGCGCAGCCAGCGCCCGGTCGCCGTCTCCGACCCCAATAGCGTCACCCACCGCGAAGATGTTGTCCTCCGGCGTCGGCGCCGTCGCCTCCTCAATGTGCTGGGTGGTGATTCCTTCATCCCCGACCGCCAGCAGGGAGAGCTTCTCGACCTCGCGCGAGAGCCGGCCGAGGTCGGCGCCGACGCGTTCCACCAGCATGGCTGCGGCCGCGGGTTTGATCGCCGCGCCCAGCGCGTGCGCCTCCGCCGCGACCCAGGCCGCGGCGTCGTCGCGCGTCGGGGTCTGACACTCGACGACGCTGCCCGCGTCCGCCACCGCCTCCATCAGTTCGCGACTCAAGCGCCCCGCTCTGTCGGCCCCCCGGGGGCGGTCACCGCCGTGCTGACCGCGAGTGCCTTCGACCAGGATCACGGTGGTGCTCGGGGCCACCTGGAGCCCTCGCGCCAGCTCGCGTTGCTCGCCCGCGGACAGGTTCTCGATCGACTCCACGACCACGACTCGCGTCGCGCCCAGCATCGCCGGCGTCTGCGCCCCGCGCATGACCGCGGCCGCCCGCGCGCCCTTGGCCAGCGTCATCGTCTCCACGGCGTATCCGCGATCTTCGGGCGCCACCAGGCGGTTGATGATGGCACTGCGCACGCGCAGCTTGAGCTCGTGCTCGGGCCCATGCAGCAGGCACCATTGCCCCTGTGGGTCATAGTGGTTGCGGCGGAACTCGGTTGCGGAGAGCGTGGGCATTGGGTGCTCCACGAGTGGATGTGACCTTTCATACTTCGGCCCGTGCCGCCCGCCTTCCTGCCCGCCCCACTTCACCCACGGGAACCTGCGCGGGAAGATAAGTGTCCTGCCCTCGGTGTGGACAGTGCTCAGCCCGTCTTCCGGGAACAGCCCATCGCCTCCAGCAAGCAGTTCCCACACGCGGACAGCTCTCGGCATGCCCAGAGATGCAGTTGGCGCTGTCGATTCTTTGGAAGGCCCCCCGCGTGTGCGGCGGCAATGTGGCACACCAACTCGGCCCACGGGCCGCCGACATGCTGCGCGAACGCATCCGCGACATCCATCTGGTTCAATACCAACTGTCCGCACTTCAGGAAGACAAGCGCGCGGGCGATATGGAGGAGCAAGAGTGAAGCGTGCATGAAGTCCCCGTAGCCGCGGTCCGGCCGCTCCGGCGCGGGGTCTGAGAGCGGGTACCGGATCTCTTCGTCTAACGCCGACGAGGCATCCGGCTTGGCATAGTGAATGCCTCTGAGCCAGTTGAGGGCCGGCGCCAGCACATCCCTCAACAACTCCTGCCGATCCTGCACTAACTCGATGCGCGGCCGGATATCCTCTCCCCAGAGCAGCAGGCTGTGTTCCTTCACCACCAGCCGGAGCATCGGCGTACACGGGGCCTGCAGCACATCGCCTGGGTTACCGGCGTCGTAGAATGGCCCTTCGTCCCCCATGTGCAACGGGTCGACACGGTAGCGCCCCTTCGCCAGGTACATCAGGTGTTCCACCACCGACCACAGCTTCCACCGGTGCTCCACCATGTGCCCGTCCCTGTAGATGAAGCACAGCGGCATGAAATCGTCCCAGGCGTAGCTCTCCGCGCGGAAGATCGCCCGCAGGTGCTCGCCGAACGTGATTCCGAGCACGTTGACGAGGCCATAGAGAAAGTCCGCGTGTTCCTGCGGGGCCGGCGGCTCCCGAAGCTCGACCTGAATGACCCTCGGATTCCGGATGCGCACCTTGCGTGCGCCCTCCTGCAACTCGTCTCTGACCATCGCCAACACCTCCTCCGCCAGCCGCCGCCGCGCACTTCGCAGCCGACTGCGCACTGTGTTCAGAGGCACTTCGAGAAGTGCGGCAACCTCAGCATGCGAGAGACCGCCGATGTAGAACAGCGCCGTGGTAACCCGCGTCTTTTCGGGGAGTCGCCCGAGCGCGTCCGCGACCGCG from Armatimonadota bacterium includes:
- a CDS encoding acylphosphatase translates to MAQPRLHAIIRGRVQMVGFRAFVQRRALELGLAGCARNTPEGTVEVVAEGPRERLEPLLADLHRGPPAARVDGVDVRWEQGDGTFRSFRIGC
- the holA gene encoding DNA polymerase III subunit delta is translated as MPTLSATEFRRNHYDPQGQWCLLHGPEHELKLRVRSAIINRLVAPEDRGYAVETMTLAKGARAAAVMRGAQTPAMLGATRVVVVESIENLSAGEQRELARGLQVAPSTTVILVEGTRGQHGGDRPRGADRAGRLSRELMEAVADAGSVVECQTPTRDDAAAWVAAEAHALGAAIKPAAAAMLVERVGADLGRLSREVEKLSLLAVGDEGITTQHIEEATAPTPEDNIFAVGDAIGVGDGDRALAALRDLMLYQGVEPTTALAFMARQLRLIWQARVLLDAGWRGGAEVPAAAQALLPERNDIRQYLGGRRWLVNRLLGQARRFPWPRLIHAVRRVLTAELSLKGVGAGISDPRIALEMLALDLCRWDGRSATGEG
- a CDS encoding sigma-70 family RNA polymerase sigma factor; translated protein: MTRATDRELVSRARAGEAEAFAALMERYRDVVCAIAYSYLRDWDDVQDAAQETFVQAYLRLQQLREPEKLGAWLRRIAANVCMGMLRRPPTAELRDDVAAPDDAVRSLTRVAVADALGRLPEKTRVTTALFYIGGLSHAEVAALLEVPLNTVRSRLRSARRRLAEEVLAMVRDELQEGARKVRIRNPRVIQVELREPPAPQEHADFLYGLVNVLGITFGEHLRAIFRAESYAWDDFMPLCFIYRDGHMVEHRWKLWSVVEHLMYLAKGRYRVDPLHMGDEGPFYDAGNPGDVLQAPCTPMLRLVVKEHSLLLWGEDIRPRIELVQDRQELLRDVLAPALNWLRGIHYAKPDASSALDEEIRYPLSDPAPERPDRGYGDFMHASLLLLHIARALVFLKCGQLVLNQMDVADAFAQHVGGPWAELVCHIAAAHAGGLPKNRQRQLHLWACRELSACGNCLLEAMGCSRKTG